DNA sequence from the Xyrauchen texanus isolate HMW12.3.18 chromosome 35, RBS_HiC_50CHRs, whole genome shotgun sequence genome:
GCAGGGTTTGTTTGAAAAGGTcttgaataataatttaaagggaAAGTGGGCGGTATAAGACCATTTATTGTGCTGAAACACAATACAATGCACTGATACCAAGTAACAAAGACACTGCACCAGTGTTACAGAGgtgtaaaaatttacaaaatatttttgcatgtttcaGTTTTTCCATTTTATAACACCATATATAAAATGagtacaaataaaagaaaaatactaaAACAGCCCATTGTATGGATGGGAAATTAAGAAAATTTTAAGAAAAAAGGGCCATTTTATCCCCTAGCGTTGGTGTCCTGAGCTGGTCTCAGATTCAGGAATGGGGAGAACTCCCTGCCTCCGACTTGCCTCCATCACTACTTTCGCTTGCCTGCCTTTTCACCATCTCCCGGGCAACACATGTCACCTGTCCATTGGTCACGCTCATCACTCCTGACCTGTAGAGAGCAAATCAGATTAAgatattcaaaaaataaataaatcacaacagTTTAAATGGACTGATAGATCTGGGTTACAAATTCTAAAATCTGCAACAGCAGTTATGACTAACACTGGCAAGGTCTTCATGTTACATGCAGGAAGTTGAGTGtcagtgaaaatcaatcccatgTCTCCACTGAAAGATACTTGACTCACTTCTGTTGAGCCTCCTCAGTTAGAGTTCCCATGCCAGGCTGGTTCTGCTTCCCAAAGAAGAAACTGGACCACCAGTGGCCAGAGTCCTGTTTGGGCAGACCTGGGGGATAAtgaaacaacaaatcagaacaaaGTATGGCCAGTCTGTCCTGTAAATGAGCTTGATCCCAAATCCAAACCAGAAGACTAAGTTACAAGACAAGTCTAGCTTCAATAGGATGGCTTCCTCAATAGTATGGAGCAAGAACTATGGTCAAAGTATTTGCatctgaatattatttatttgtactttaaacATGCcagttaacaaaataataaaagaggCATGTCATGGCCCCTTTTATTTAAAGATGTTAGTATAAGTTgatggtcacacacacacacacacacacacacacacacacacacacacacacacacacacacacacacacacacacacacacacacacacacacacacacacacacacacacacacacacacacacacacacacacacacacacacacacacacacgttgtgtttccatgttttatggggactttccatagacataatggtttttatactgtacaaactttatattctatcctctaaacctaaccctcacagaaaactttctgcatttttacattttcaaaaaacataatttagtatgatttagaagctgttttcctcatggggaccgacaaaatgtccccacaaggtcaaaaatttcgggttttactatccttatggggacatttggtcaccACAAAGTGAtgcacacgccacacacacacacgcacacgcacgcacacatttaAACTATACGAACTACAGATTCTATCCaataaccctaaccctcacaaaaaaaaacattatgcatttttacataaaaacaaaacaaatatagtttagtatgtttaagcgatttaaattatggggacactagaaatgtcctcataaaaatcatatttattgcataatagccttgtaattaccagttcgAAGCCTAAACAAGCCCTTGTAAACTACCCAAACCCGTCCAAACGTCTTCAGAGTGTGGCATCACAGTGTGGAGGAAATAGAGaatcgttttggcagcttggtttcaacaaatgctctttttgcagttaGAAGGAAGTTacaagttctgaaacttacagtacatttttaatagtaaaattacctcttattttttaaaagataaaggaaaattgtattccttgtGTCATGACCCCCTTTAAAAGATTTCTGTGGCATATTTTAGAAatgtccgtttttttttttttaaagagatggAATTAGCTGTAAATACTCCGATAATAAAGGTTTCAGGTTCAGATTTTCAGAACTCCAAATCTCAGAAATTCAGATTGTAGACAAACTAGGCCAAAGGTCAAGTTCAGTGTTTCACAGGGAAAAGTAGAGATTGCCCAAAATGCTAAATTTGACTATTTTGATGATCACAGAGCTGAATTTCCTCGTGCGGTCCAATGTcacctttaaaataattaaaaactaaaaatcccatgtttaaaaatacacattacatacagcacaaaaataattttaaattgtcTTAAATCACCACACGTTTACaattcaaatgaacaaaattatgATTCAAATACCCATCATTGTTTTAGCATCATACAAAAGCGTATTACAAAGGAACGGCCATCATATTGCAAAAGAGCAGTGACTGATGTGGGTGTGTTCAGTAAATTATTGCAGTGTCTATAAAATAAGCCAAATCCCCACTTAGTGTGAATAAGTGAAACGAGTTACAACATGACTGTCAGGATTGCTATATCTAGTGCTGGTGGGGTGTGGGAatggaatataattttttttttttttaaaacctcaCCTGGATGATGTGGAATAACCTCCCCACTGTACTCTGAACTGCCACACGAGCTGCTACTAGATGTAGAGCCAATGCGCCCTGGTGAGAGGAAATGGTCTtataaaaagcaaattttctgtaTAACATGAACTATTATTAGATGGGCAACCGTGCATAGTGGAGCACCAAAAGTGCATGCTTTTAAACAAGTCTACTTACTTCGGTAGTAGTCGTGAGTGGCTACAAGAGAACCACTAGCTGGGATGGCTGCCATTTTACAGATTTATGTAAACTGTGCCTTAGATGGAAACCCTGATGGAGAAGGGGGAGAAGAGGACAATTGTTCAGATATAGCTGCTTATATACCAAGTAATTCAACCTCATTCATCAAGCAAATTCAGAAAAACTCAGTGGCTTAATGAATACATGCTAACACAACAGATAACAATTAAAAGGCATTTAAAAGGTTATAGCACTAACATAATGCCTGAATCCTTCTTTGGGTTGTATAAGTGTTATTTTAAGGTCTACTCATTTTCTAAACAAACTGAAATTataccttcggcttgctcactggggttctaaatacaattatgattgAATGACAACTTAAttatttgtatacacaatttt
Encoded proteins:
- the ppdpfb gene encoding pancreatic progenitor cell differentiation and proliferation factor B, whose product is MAAIPASGSLVATHDYYRRRIGSTSSSSSCGSSEYSGEVIPHHPGLPKQDSGHWWSSFFFGKQNQPGMGTLTEEAQQKSGVMSVTNGQVTCVAREMVKRQASESSDGGKSEAGSSPHS